One window of bacterium genomic DNA carries:
- a CDS encoding NAD(P)-dependent oxidoreductase, with protein sequence MFNMKHSKPRPGPGHVALLTGATGYVGSNLAGRLVADEWSVHAVARENSDLTHLSSIEHAVTVHRHDGSTEGMVRIFRDAEPEVVFHLAALATSGQHGQADAVPLLTSNVVFPTQVLEGVAAAGTKWIVNTGTFSQHYGDSDYDPTNLYASTKQAFESILFYC encoded by the coding sequence ATGTTTAATATGAAGCATTCTAAACCCAGACCGGGACCCGGGCATGTGGCCCTTTTGACAGGTGCCACGGGGTACGTGGGATCAAACCTTGCAGGAAGACTGGTAGCCGATGAGTGGTCAGTTCACGCCGTGGCCAGGGAGAACTCCGATCTGACACATCTCTCTTCGATAGAACACGCAGTTACGGTTCATCGGCACGACGGATCCACGGAGGGTATGGTCCGCATCTTCCGGGATGCGGAACCGGAGGTGGTTTTTCACCTTGCAGCACTTGCGACATCCGGCCAGCATGGCCAGGCCGATGCCGTTCCTCTCCTGACCAGCAACGTGGTATTCCCCACACAGGTTTTGGAAGGGGTGGCAGCAGCCGGGACGAAGTGGATCGTCAACACGGGGACCTTTTCCCAGCATTACGGTGACAGCGATTACGATCCGACGAACCTGTACGCCTCGACAAAACAGGCCTTTGAATCGATCCTGTTCTATTGCTAA